The genomic interval GCGCGTTATCGCCGACGCGGACGAGCGCGGCATCAAGAGGGTCGCGCTCCTCGCCAAGCGAGAATGCAACCCTCGCCGGGCGCCACTGCCGGCCGGTTTCGATTCCAGATCGGTCGCAGCCGCGGAACGTCCTCGGAAAACGGATCGAGCGGGCTATGCCGCTCCCCTCAACCCGGCTGCCAGCCCGCGGGCCGGCCGACGAACGGGTTCGTCTCTTTCTCTTGGCCGATCGTGGTCGGGGGGCCGTGGCCCGAAAGCACGACCGCGTCGTCGGGCTGCGTAAACAGCTTGCGGTGGATGCCGCCGGCCAACTCGGCGAAACTCCCGTCCGGAAAATCGGTGCGACCCACACTTCCCGCAAACAGCACGTCGCCCCCGAACACATACATCGGCTTAGATGCCTTCCAAACCAACACCACGTGGCCGATGGAGTGGCCGGGGATCTCGTAAACGTCCAACACAAAGCCGGCCGCCTCGAACTGCTTCCCTTCGCGCAGCTCGATGTCGGCCGGCGGGCTGGTCAGCGGCAGACAATACCTGGCCGAGAGGTTGAGGGCGGCATCGGTCAACTTCGGCGCGTCTCCGTGGCCGATGGCCAACGGGCAATCGGGCCAACGCTGCTTCATGGCCTCGTTGCCCGATATGTGATCGGCGTGCCCGTGCGTATTGAGAATCGCGGCCGGCGTCAGCCCGTTCTGCCCGATAACGTCGAACACCGAATCGGGTTCGAATCCGGGATCGACGATCAGGCAATCGTGCCGGCCCTTCAGCCAGGCAATATAGGTATTCTCGTCAAAGGGCCTGGAGACCACGGTCGCGAGTTGAAACTTATCGGAATGCATGAATTGCTCTCCGCGCCGAGGCGGATGTTAGGTAGTTTAGGACGTCCGTAACTGCTGCCGTCAAAAGCGGCGACATGGCGGGTATTGTAAATTCCACCCAGCACGCTGGCGATAGATACCAATGCCATCGCAACAAAAGTTGTGCCGCGACGACCGGACCCGCTCGCTCTAACTGCTTGCCGCAAGCGGCAGTTCGGCGCGATCGGTGTTGCCGACACCGGGAGCGAGGTGCGCCTAGGGCACGCGGCTTGCTTTGTGCCGTAAAAAGGGACGCGAAAGCGGCGATCG from Pirellulales bacterium carries:
- a CDS encoding MBL fold metallo-hydrolase, translating into MHSDKFQLATVVSRPFDENTYIAWLKGRHDCLIVDPGFEPDSVFDVIGQNGLTPAAILNTHGHADHISGNEAMKQRWPDCPLAIGHGDAPKLTDAALNLSARYCLPLTSPPADIELREGKQFEAAGFVLDVYEIPGHSIGHVVLVWKASKPMYVFGGDVLFAGSVGRTDFPDGSFAELAGGIHRKLFTQPDDAVVLSGHGPPTTIGQEKETNPFVGRPAGWQPG